From Betaproteobacteria bacterium, a single genomic window includes:
- a CDS encoding ABC transporter, which translates to MKANKKLRLQSLLQNSSFAVLAIAIAVLVVYVLKDSKIEWDITQNKRNSLTQPTVDVLKKIKGAIQVTAYATPQDAALGDLQRQIKEFIAAYQRIKPGIVLSFVDPREQPKETAEAGVRSNGELVIEYEKRRQHLTNFTESEMANVLMRLVRNKERLVMFVDGHGERKLNGQANHDLGEFGRQIGNKGFRVNSVNLAIAPEVPDNAAVLVITQPQVEYLAGEVEKLQRYLEKGGALLWLLDQEPLHGLQPIADLLSLNLTPGIVVDPDAAALRIQPTVSISSNYGMHAITTNFQLNSAFPFARAIATNAEDKTWRFSPLVEVSPRGWLESNTQSKAYTFDEKRDVHGPIVIAGALERNVKEKKQRVVVVGTGHFLANIYLGSGGNLDLGINMLNWLTDDEGLITVQPREKVDSQLSMNQTQLGFLGLSFLVFIPVSFLAAGGMIWWRRRKA; encoded by the coding sequence ATGAAGGCGAACAAAAAATTACGGCTTCAGTCGCTACTACAGAACAGCTCCTTTGCCGTGCTCGCCATCGCCATCGCCGTGCTGGTGGTCTATGTGCTCAAGGACAGCAAGATCGAGTGGGATATCACGCAGAATAAACGCAACTCGCTGACCCAACCCACCGTGGATGTCTTGAAAAAAATCAAAGGCGCCATCCAGGTCACCGCCTATGCCACGCCCCAGGATGCCGCGCTGGGAGATTTGCAGCGGCAGATCAAGGAATTCATCGCGGCCTACCAGCGCATCAAGCCCGGCATCGTGTTGAGTTTCGTCGATCCGCGCGAACAACCCAAGGAAACCGCCGAGGCGGGGGTGCGCAGCAACGGTGAACTCGTCATCGAATACGAGAAACGCCGCCAGCACTTGACCAACTTCACCGAAAGCGAGATGGCCAACGTCCTCATGCGCCTGGTGCGCAACAAGGAGCGCTTGGTGATGTTCGTCGACGGCCACGGCGAGCGCAAACTAAACGGCCAGGCCAACCACGATCTGGGCGAGTTCGGCCGCCAAATCGGCAATAAGGGTTTTCGGGTCAACAGCGTCAATCTTGCGATCGCGCCCGAGGTTCCCGATAACGCCGCCGTTCTAGTGATCACGCAACCGCAAGTGGAATATCTCGCCGGAGAAGTGGAGAAATTACAGCGCTATCTGGAAAAAGGCGGCGCGCTACTGTGGCTCCTCGACCAAGAGCCTCTACACGGGCTGCAACCCATCGCGGACCTGTTGAGCTTGAACCTTACGCCAGGTATCGTCGTCGACCCCGATGCCGCGGCGCTGCGCATTCAACCGACGGTGTCCATCTCGTCGAACTATGGGATGCATGCGATCACCACCAACTTCCAATTAAATAGCGCCTTTCCTTTCGCGCGCGCCATCGCCACCAATGCCGAGGATAAGACTTGGCGTTTTTCACCGCTGGTGGAGGTTTCGCCGAGGGGTTGGCTCGAAAGCAACACGCAGAGCAAGGCCTACACCTTCGACGAGAAGCGCGATGTACACGGGCCAATCGTGATCGCTGGCGCCTTGGAGCGTAACGTCAAGGAGAAAAAGCAAAGGGTGGTTGTAGTGGGAACGGGGCACTTCCTGGCGAACATCTATCTCGGTTCGGGAGGCAATCTCGATCTTGGCATCAACATGCTCAACTGGCTCACGGACGACGAAGGCCTCATCACGGTTCAACCTCGCGAAAAAGTGGATAGCCAACTTTCCATGAATCAGACGCAGCTGGGATTTCTGGGTTTGAGTTTTCTCGTCTTCATCCCCGTGTCGTTTCTCGCGGCCGGTGGCATGATCTGGTGGCGGCGGCGTAAGGCATAG